One window of the Xiphophorus hellerii strain 12219 chromosome 15, Xiphophorus_hellerii-4.1, whole genome shotgun sequence genome contains the following:
- the psmc6 gene encoding 26S proteasome regulatory subunit 10B: MADTRDKALQDYRKKLLEHKEVDGRLKELREQLREQTKQYEKSENDLKALQSVGQIVGEVLKQLTEEKFIVKATNGPRYVVGCRRQLDKSQLKPGTRVALDMTTLTIMRYLPREVDPLVYNMSHEDPGSVSYSEIGGLSEQIRELREVIELPLTNPELFQRVGIIPPKGCLLYGPPGTGKTLLARAVASQLDCNFLKVVSSSIVDKYIGESARLIREMFNYARDHQPCIIFMDEIDAIGGRRFSEGTSADREIQRTLMELLNQMDGFDTLHRVKMIMATNRPDTLDPALLRPGRLDRKIHIELPNEQARLDILKIHSSPITKHGEIDFEAIVKLSDGFNGADLRNVCTEAGLFAIRSDREYVTQEDFMKAVRKVADSKKLESKLDYKPV; the protein is encoded by the exons ATGGCGGACACGAGAGATAAAGCTTTGCAAGACTACAGGAAAAAATTACTAGAACATAAGGAGGTTGACGGACGATTGAAAGAAT TAAGAGAACAGCTGAGGGAACAAACGAAGCAATACGAGAAGTCAGAGAATGACTTAAAGGCTCTTCAAAGTGTTGGTCAG ATTGTTGGAGAGGTGCTAAAGCAGCTTACCGAAGAGAAAT TCATTGTGAAAGCCACCAACGGTCCCCGATATGTGGTTGGATGTCGCAGACAG TTGGACAAATCACAGCTGAAGCCTGGCACCAGAGTGGCTTTGGACATGACTACACTCACTATAATGAG GTACCTACCCAGGGAAGTGGATCCTCTAGTGTACAACATGTCCCATGAAGATCCAGGCAGCGTCTCCTACTCTGAAATTGGAGGACTGTCTGAACAGATCCGTGAACTGAGAGAG GTGATTGAACTTCCTCTGACCAACCCTGAGCTCTTTCAGAGAGTGGGAATTATTCCTCCAAAAGGTTGCCTGCTTTATGGGCCTCCAG GCACTGGGAAGACTCTACTTGCCAGGGCCGTGGCCAGTCAGTTGGATTGCAACTTTCTAAAG GTTGTGTCCAGCTCCATTGTGGACAAATACATCGGTGAAAGTGCAAGGCTCATTAGAGAGATGTTCAACTATGCCCGGGACCACCAGCCATGCATCATCTTCATGGACGAGATTGATGCCATTG gTGGCCGCCGTTTCTCAGAAGGTACTTCAGCTGATAGAGAGATCCAAAGAACTCTGATGGAG CTGCTGAACCAGATGGACGGTTTTGATACTCTACACAGAGTCAAGATGATCATGGCCACCAACAGGCCGGACACCCTGGACCCAGCGCTGCTGCGGCCTGGAAGACTGGACCGGAAAATAC ACATTGAGCTGCCAAATGAACAAGCTCGACTGGACATCCTCAAAATCCACTCCAGTCCCATCACCAAGCATGGCGAAATAG ATTTTGAAGCCATTGTAAAACTGTCTGATGGTTTCAATGGTGCTGATCTAAGAAACGTGTGCACTGAAGCAG GACTGTTTGCGATCCGGTCTGATCGTGAGTACGTCACTCAAGAAGACTTCATGAAAGCTGTTCGCAAAGTGGCCGACTCAAAGAAGCTCGAGTCCAAGTTGGACTACAAACCTGTTTAA
- the nus1 gene encoding dehydrodolichyl diphosphate synthase complex subunit nus1, which produces MALLYGLIWRLLLALVRIKRATVSWLRVRLRTWKGRFWQRTMAALLLPVPVSEFKQKKAGADQSSDSDRDGKGAGSRRSRWISDGISLEKLPVHIGLVVAEEELSYTDIANMVVWCMAVGVSYVSVYDHHGIFQKNNSWLQEEIVRQQHNLLGGDDSTFNMELLKNGTDKPQHFVVSCRPVVKVLSPEDGKHSIVQAARKLCHSVEKKEWSSKDISVSMLDVLLRESKNIPDPELVVKFGPVNSTLGFLPWHIRLTEFVSLPSHKNVSYEDLFGSLQRYSACHQRLGQ; this is translated from the exons ATGGCGTTGCTTTACGGCCTTATTTGGCGCCTTCTTTTAGCATTAGTTCGCATCAAAAGAGCGACAGTTTCCTGGCTCCGAGTCCGTCTTCGAACATGGAAAGGCCGTTTCTGGCAGCGGACAATGGCTGCGCTGCTACTGCCGGTTCCTGTGTCTGAGTTCAAGCAGAAGAAGGCCGGTGCTGACCAGAGTTCTGACAGTGACCGTGATGGCAAAGGCGCTGGAAGCCGTCGGTCACGTTGGATATCTGACGGGATTTCGCTGGAGAAACTACCGGTCCACATCGGCCTTGTAGTGGCTGAGGAGGAGCTCAGCTACACGGACATCGCCAACATGGTGGTCTGGTGTATGGCTGTCGGTGTTTCCTACGTCAGCGTCTACGATCATCACG GTATTTTCCAGAAGAACAACTCTTGGCTTCAGGAGGAGATAGTGAGGCAACAGCACAACCTGTTGGGTGGAGATGACTCTACATTCAATATGGAGTTACTGAAAAACGGCACAGACAAACCCCAACACTTTG TTGTGTCCTGTAGACCCGTAGTGAAGGTGCTGTCTCCAGAGGATGGAAAGCACAGCATTGTCCAGGCAGCAAGAAAACTTTGTCACTCTGTAGAGAAGAAGGAATGGAGCTCTAAAGACATCAGCGTCTCCATGTTGGACGTACTTCTCAGAG aatcaAAAAATATCCCAGACCCTGAGTTGGTGGTGAAGTTTGGTCCTGTGAACAGCACACTGGGTTTCCTCCCTTGGCACATCAGACTCACAGAGTTTGT CTCCCTGCCCTCCCACAAAAACGTTTCGTATGAAGACCTGTTTGGCTCCCTGCAGCGTTATAGTGCCTGTCACCAGCGGCTCGGACAATGA
- the cgrrf1 gene encoding cell growth regulator with RING finger domain protein 1 isoform X2 gives MATILLVTLYEYSPLFYIAVVSLCFLVTAAIVLGWFGFDVPVFLLSHEDSESTVSTPEKLMVQETNPFSLALGSGSACVSDGVSLKPCCLEPCVLSCFWGCEVGALQEALRTHQQNLRLTSPQHFLEALHHRFHYHQTFYIRSEDEKECHTCIPADQRIPDFGPLPRKHYPLVAVLTLAETEARYLYNIVANVIVIHVPDGKYNLSARILFQYLLTSQGYMHELKPLFMSAEGSGQPAGEQMEGSPDRGESDWSEETGRNCVDPSSSATASEME, from the exons ATGGCCACGATTCTTCTCGTTACATTGTATGAATATTCTCCGCTCTTCTACATCGCTGtggtttctctgtgttttctcgTGACCGCTGCCATCGTATTGGGTTG GTTTGGCTTTGATGTCCCAGTGTTTCTTCTGAGCCATGAGGATTCAGAGTCCACAGTGTCGACTCCTGAGAAACTAATGGTTCAGGAGACCAATCCGTTTTCTCTAGCACTGGGATCTGGGTCAGCATGTGTCAGTG ATGGTGTATCACTGAAACCTTGCTGCTTGGAGCCTTGTGTACTGAGCTGTTTCTGGGGCTGTGAAGTCGGAGCTCTGCAGGAGGCGCTGCGCACCCATCAACAAAACCTGAGGCTCACAAGTCCTCAACACTTCCTTGAAGCGCTGCACCATCGCTTCCACTACCATCAAACTTTCTA TATCCGCAGCGAAGACGAAAAGGAATGTCACACCTGCATCCCTGCTGACCAGAGGATTCCAGATTTTGGGCCGTTGCCAAGGAAACACTATCCTCTCGTGGCTGTCCTGACTCTGGCAGAAACTGAGGCCAGATATCTATACAATATT GTGGCAAATGTAATCGTTATTCATGTTCCTGATGGGAAATACAATCTTTCTGCACGGATTCTCTTCCAGTATCTTCTTACCTCACAAGGATACATGCATGAATTAAAA CCACTCTTTATGTCGGCTGAAGGTTCTGGGCAGCCGGCTGGAGAACAGATGGAGGGAAGTCCTGACCGAGGGGAGAGCGACTGGTCAGAGGAGACGGGTAGAAACTGTGTG GATCCCTCCAGTTCAGCAACAGCTTCAGAGATGGAGTAG
- the cgrrf1 gene encoding cell growth regulator with RING finger domain protein 1 isoform X1, protein MATILLVTLYEYSPLFYIAVVSLCFLVTAAIVLGWFGFDVPVFLLSHEDSESTVSTPEKLMVQETNPFSLALGSGSACVSDGVSLKPCCLEPCVLSCFWGCEVGALQEALRTHQQNLRLTSPQHFLEALHHRFHYHQTFYIRSEDEKECHTCIPADQRIPDFGPLPRKHYPLVAVLTLAETEARYLYNIVANVIVIHVPDGKYNLSARILFQYLLTSQGYMHELKPLFMSAEGSGQPAGEQMEGSPDRGESDWSEETGRNCVVCQNAAVNRVLLPCRHACVCDSCMLHFQHCPICRAFVLESFALRPTLQI, encoded by the exons ATGGCCACGATTCTTCTCGTTACATTGTATGAATATTCTCCGCTCTTCTACATCGCTGtggtttctctgtgttttctcgTGACCGCTGCCATCGTATTGGGTTG GTTTGGCTTTGATGTCCCAGTGTTTCTTCTGAGCCATGAGGATTCAGAGTCCACAGTGTCGACTCCTGAGAAACTAATGGTTCAGGAGACCAATCCGTTTTCTCTAGCACTGGGATCTGGGTCAGCATGTGTCAGTG ATGGTGTATCACTGAAACCTTGCTGCTTGGAGCCTTGTGTACTGAGCTGTTTCTGGGGCTGTGAAGTCGGAGCTCTGCAGGAGGCGCTGCGCACCCATCAACAAAACCTGAGGCTCACAAGTCCTCAACACTTCCTTGAAGCGCTGCACCATCGCTTCCACTACCATCAAACTTTCTA TATCCGCAGCGAAGACGAAAAGGAATGTCACACCTGCATCCCTGCTGACCAGAGGATTCCAGATTTTGGGCCGTTGCCAAGGAAACACTATCCTCTCGTGGCTGTCCTGACTCTGGCAGAAACTGAGGCCAGATATCTATACAATATT GTGGCAAATGTAATCGTTATTCATGTTCCTGATGGGAAATACAATCTTTCTGCACGGATTCTCTTCCAGTATCTTCTTACCTCACAAGGATACATGCATGAATTAAAA CCACTCTTTATGTCGGCTGAAGGTTCTGGGCAGCCGGCTGGAGAACAGATGGAGGGAAGTCCTGACCGAGGGGAGAGCGACTGGTCAGAGGAGACGGGTAGAAACTGTGTGGTCTGTCAGAATGCAGCGGTCAACAGGGTGCTGCTGCCGTGCCGACACGCCTGCGTCTGTGACAGTTGCATGTTGCACTTTCAACACTGTCCAATTTGCAGAGCCTTTGTCCTGGAGTCGTTTGCACTTAGACCAACATtacaaatataa